One segment of Theobroma cacao cultivar B97-61/B2 chromosome 9, Criollo_cocoa_genome_V2, whole genome shotgun sequence DNA contains the following:
- the LOC18589557 gene encoding uncharacterized protein LOC18589557, whose translation MGGEEGGGGGTADSTTTATTGWVEELQRSLQDSKESAIQSACSLHHNSSTHLRSLQDFVPHAFSRYKSYEDAFVNKLKEELMSAKEHPAAAIGITVTAALFLMPGPRRLLFRNTLGRFQSEEAQFLRAEKNVKELNLSVDMMKKESSKLLERAALAEKDMKRGHKELMNAGGQIQHLAKSVYKAEAQAADLMDGLREIPGREALKLRAEVASMASLLRQQRVSLDKRIMKISELGIPV comes from the exons atgggCGGAGAAGAAGGCGGTGGAGGTGGTACCGCTGATTCAACAACGACAGCAACAACGGGATGGGTAGAAGAACTGCAGAGAAGCCTTCAAGACTCCAAAGAATCAGCCATCCAGTCTGCTTGCTCCCTTCACCATAACTCCTCTACCCATCTACGCTCTTTGCAG GATTTTGTACCACATGCATTCTCCCGCTATAAATCATACGAAGATGCATTTGTCAACAAACTTAAAG aggAGTTGATGAGTGCAAAGGAACACCCAGCTGCAGCTATTGGGATTACTGTTACTGCTGCTCTCTTTCTTATGCCag GCCCAAGAAGGCTTTTGTTTCGTAATACGTTGGGCCGATTTCAAAGTGAGGAG GCACAATTTCTTAGGGCTGAGAAGAATGTAAAAGAGTTGAACCTTTCTGTTGATatgatgaaaaaggaaagcaGTAAGCTGCTTGAAAGGGCAGCTCTTGCAGAAAAGGATATGAAACGGGGCCATAAAGAGCTCAT GAATGCTGGAGGCCAAATTCAACATCTTGCTAAATCAGTTTACAAGGCTGAGGCCCAAGCTGCAG ATTTGATGGATGGGCTGCGAGAGATCCCTGGCAGGGAGGCATTGAAACTACGAGCAGAG GTTGCTTCAATGGCTTCTCTTTTGAGGCAGCAGAGGGTTTCACTTGACAAAAGGATAATGAAGATATCTGAATTGGGGATACCTGTCTGA